Genomic segment of Desulfobulbaceae bacterium:
ACCGGATAGAGGTCATTCATTTTGATGCCGAAAGAGTCGTCAAGAACATTGAGAAGTACCTGTTTCTGCAAACCAAGCTTCTGCTGAGGATCAAGAAAGGCAAGCGCAATTTCAGCAGCCTGTTGTTTGTTTTGTTCAACAAATTTACCTGCCCCTACAAGCAGTGAAGTAAATTCGTGAACCGCATCAGGGAATTTGCCGATAAACTCATCCTGAAAGGCAACAATACAGCAGGGGTGGTTTGGCCAGATCTGGGCCGATTTAAAGGTGAGTAGGGCAATTCCATTGGCGATAGCGCTGGAACCAATGGGCTCTGCTACGATAAAACCGGCAACCTCCTCGTTATCTCTCATAATGGCCGGCATTTGGATCGGGGGAACAACTTCAAAGGTGACATTTATCTCTTTCGGTCCCGGCACACCTGGTTTTAAGCCATGTCTGGACAGAAATTTATGGGCCAGCATGTGATGAATCGACATCTTATGGGGAATATCGACACTGCGGTTTTTGAAAAAAGCCTCGTTTGAACCGAAATCATCATAAGGCGTTTTGGTGGTGTGCACAAAAACGCTGCCGTTTTTATGGGCCAGGAGGACAAGTTTTATCTTGGCGCCAAAGCCGAAAAGATCCATGGCAATAGGGGCCAGGACAAAAGCACCGTCCACTGTGCCTTTGTCCAGAGAATCCTGCACCGGATTCCAGCCCGGCATACAGGTTGTTTTCAGGTCAAAATAGTGGGGCGTGACCTTGCCAGTCTCGATCTGATGCTTTAAAACACCCAGGGCAAGATGGTCGGTAATCTGAATATGGGCAATTTCCATTTCCACTTTACCGTTACTCTTCTTTTTGATACGCTCCCCTTTTACAACCTCCTTTTTTATCCCAAAAGCCTCTTCAATTTTCATCTTAAGGTTCTCTTCATCAAAGGGTTTGGCAATATGAGTATTGGCACCCTCTTTCTTTGCCAGTGCCTCCTGTCCCTTATCAGCCTGTGCTGTAGCCATAATGAAGGGCGTATCTTTATACTCATCAGATTTACGTACCCACTTCAGAAACTCCAAGCCGTCCATGTTGGGCATGTTCCAGTCACTGAGTATCAAATCGACCTGCAGGTCTTTGAGCTTTTCAATGGCATCCAAGCCGTCTATAGCGGTAACAATGTTTTGATAACCGATTGCCTTAAGTATATTGCTTATCATGCGGTGCATGATGGTGGTGTCATCAACGATAAGAACGGTAATATCTTTGTTGAGGGTCATGGCCTGCCTCCAGGGTATTTATGGTTCGAGGTTACAAGTTCGAGGTTACAGGTTCAAGGGCAAAGGATTGAAGAGCAGCACTGTTTATTTCCACAGTGGTAGAACTGTCTGTATCCTTTTACCTTTCACCTTTTTCATTATTCTTTTTGTCGTTCTGCCTGTTTGCAATCCTATCCAGCAAGGAGCTCTTGGCCTCCTTGCCTGTCTCTGGTGCTGCGAAATCTGTTTTGCCACCAGTATATTGTGATGTGCCGGCACTTTTTTTCCTCTGTAAAGTGCTGAGCAGCGATTTTTTTGGTTGTTGTTTTTGCCTCGGCTCTGCAGGGTCGTGAGACTGGGGTTTCCTGATGGCCTTTTTCCCTGCGGCTGCCGGGGGTGGTGGCGAAGGAAAAGCCTGCCCTGGTGTCGTTTTTTCCCGGGCTTCAGGAACAACCCCAGTCTCACGGAGGGGTGTTGCCGGCTTCGCGGGTGGCGGCGGAGGCGACACAACCGGCACCGGCCCTGGCGCCGGTTGTTTAACCGGGGCAGGGGTGGTCGGCACAGTGGCTGGTTTTGGTTTGGGGGCCGCTCTCTTTAGGGGTGGAATAGCAGGGCGACCTGCAGGAGTTACAGAAACAGGGGAGGGAGGAACTCTCTTCTCCCAACCTTTTTTTTGATAAAATATGCCGCGCAGGTAAGTATTACTCTCAAACGCAAAGCCCATACTGCTCAAACTTTCAGAGCCGCCAAGAAGCAAAATGCCGTCAGGCTCCATGACATTGCTGATTTTATTGAAAAGTTTTTGGCGGTCGGGCTGGGAAAAATAGATGGCAACGTTGCGGCAAAAAATAATATCAAAGGCGCCGATAGCGGGAAAGGGGTGCAAGAGGTTCATTTTATTGAACTGGGCCATGGCTCGGATCTCATCCTTGATGCGCCACTCATTGCCAATTTGATTGAAATATTTGTGCAGATACTGGCTCGGCAGGCCCCGTTCCATCTCAAAGCGGCTGTACTTGCCGTAGCTTGCCTGGGCAATGACTTTGTCTGAGATGTCAGAGCCAAGAATGGAAATATTGTAGGCATTCAGGTTGTGAAGGACCTCTTTTAAGGTAATGGCAATACTGTAAACTTCCTGTCCTGTTGAGCAGGCGGCACTCCATATCCGCAGAGGAATGGGAGCAGATTTGTATTGTTGTCTCCGCCGGTCAATAAGGTCAGGTAGAATTTTATTACGCAGTAGGTCAAAGGGGGTGCTGTCACGAAAAAAAAATGTTTCATTGGTGGAAATGGCATCAATAATTTTATGTTTCAATCTGTCGGAAGGGTCGGCCTTGACTTGATAAAAAAAATCGCTGAAAGTTTCGGCATTAGTATCTCTCATCAGGGGACGCAGTCTGGTCTCGAGAAGATAGCCCTTGCTTTTATCAAGCACAATTCCGGAGATCTCATAAATATATCTCGAAAAGACCTTTACTTCCTCGTCAGTAATTTTTTTCATGGCTACCTTTGATTCCGAAGAGAGGTCAAAATTAAACGGTTTTCATTATTTCATGGGCAATTCTTCCCAGCGGCGCTATCACATCGGCCAGTTTAGCATCATTAACAGCCTTTGGCATGCCGTAAACAACACAGGTCTCTTCATCCTGGGCGATGGCAAATGTACCGCTGGCCTTGGCCACCGTTAACCCCAGTCTGCCGTCAGATCCCATACCCGTCATAATCACACAGGTTGATTCTGCCCCATATTCCCGGGCAATGGAGCGAAACAGATAGTCGACAGAGGGCCGGCAGTTATTTTCCGGGGGATCATCGGTGATCCGGATTATTTTAGCCAGCCCGGCGCCAGACGCCACTTTCATCTGTTTGCCTCCGGGGGCAACATAAACGGTGTTGCCTCTGACCTGTTCACCGTTTTCCGCCTCTTTAACAGTCAAGGCGCTCTTGCTGTTCAGATTATTGGCTAGCGAGGCGGTAAACATTTCCGGCATGTGCTGCACCAGAAAAATCGGCACTCCGATATCCCCCTTTAGTTTCGGGATCATTTCAGCCAAGGCCTTTGGGCCTCCGGTAGAGATGCCAATGGCAATGGCCTTGGATTTTTCGGTTCGTTTTCTTGTTGTGCCGACACCCTTAACCGCGGCAGTTACCTGGGCAATTTTTTGGCTGCGGGGAGCACTTTTGGCTGCTATGCCCGGTTTGGACAATTTCCTCTTCAACTCAAGACTGCGGCCATAGGCGTTTAATGCAAGACGTAGATGTTTAGTAAGCTTCTTCTGATTTTCCTCTGTCGACGCTTCATCCGGCTTGGCGATAAAGTCAAATGCACCCAGTTCAAGGGCTTGCAGGGTAATGAGGCTATCATGCTGGGTTTTAGAGCTTAAAATCAGGCAGTCAGAATCAAAATTCTGTTTTTGAATTTCCTCCAACACCTGCAAACCATTCATCACCGGCATTTCAATATCAAGGGTCAAGAGGTCGGGCTTCAGGGTCCGGATCCGCGAGAGGGCAATCTCACCATTATTGGCTGTACCCACCACCTCAACATCAGGGAAGGATTCAAGAATATCAGTGACAATTTTACGATAAAAGATCGTATCATCAACAACCAGTACTTTTATTTTCATAGGGTATCTTCAAGTCGTGTAATATTGTAACCTTACAGAATGCTGGAAGCAGAAGTTAGGAGTCATGAGTCTAATGACTCCTGTCTTCTGAATTCTTTTTTTTTACCTTTCCCCTTTTTCCTGTTCATCTGCCAAGACCACGTCGACATCAAGAAGGGCCAGAATTTCATTCTTGGCCGTGTGTACCACTCCCTTAAAAAACCTGCCCTGCACCCCCTTTATGTTCGAAGGTGGATCTGCTATCTCTTTTTTTGGGGCGGTCAGCACCTCGCTCACACTGTCCACCAACAGACCAATATGCTCACCCTGTGAGGTGACAATGATGACCCGACTCTCATCGGTAATGGTCGATGGTTCAAAGCCGATCTTCCTGCTTTGGTCAATGACCGTGACGATCTGTCCCCTGAGATTCATAATGCCGACAACATAATCCGGGGCCAATGGCACCTTGGTTATCTGTAGGTCCTGATTAATTTCCTGCACAATATTAATATTCAGGCCGCATAGTGTATCTTTAAGATAAAAACAGGAAAGCTGGATGGCTTCGCCATCCTTACTGATTTGCCGATTATCGGTTTCCACGATGTTCTCCTTGTTTTTAAACTGCGAGTTACATAGGTAAATAGGCTGTAGACTATAGCCTGCAGCCTAGACAGCTAACGAGTTACTTCTCTTACAGCTTAAACTGCCCCACCATTTCCTTCAATTGTTCGGCCAGTTTGCTCAAATCAGCTGCACTTTGCTGCACCTGGGCACTGGAGTTGCTCATTTCGTTGGCAGCTTCATTGACCTCGGTAATTTCTTTGGCAACCTGACCTGCCGCGGCAGAGCTCTGGTTGACATTTTCATTGATCTCCTGCAGTCCCAGGGAGGCCTGGCCTACATTTTCTGAGATTTCTTTAGTGGCGGCATTCTGCTGCTCTACAGCTGCCGCGATGGCGGAAACAACCTCATCAACCATATTGATTGCCTTGCCAACCTCTTCAATCTCAGTCACTGTTGAGCCGGTGGATTTCTGGATCAACTGTAGTTTTTTGCCAATATCGCCGGTGGCGTCAGCGGTCTGTTTGGCAAGCTCTTTAATCTCGTTGGCGACCACGGCAAAACCTTTGCCTGCCTCCCCGGCCCTGGCGGCCTCAATGGTGGCATTCAAGGCCAAAAGATTGGTCTTGTCGGAGATGGCCTTAATAGTTTCTGAAACCACGCCGATCTCCTCGGCCGCTTCACCAAGTATATTTACCTGTGCTGAGGCCTGATTGGTACGCTCCACGGCATTATTAGCGTTTTCCTTGGCCTTGGCGGCATTCTGAGCGATCTCGGCAATACTGGAACTCATCTGTTCTGCACCGGAAGCAACGGTGCTGACATTGGTGGAGGCCTGTTCCATGGCGGCAGCAACCGAAGCCATGTTGGAATTCATCTCTTCGGCAGCAGAGGCCACGGTATTTGATTTCGTCACAGTGGTCTCGGCCCCTGTGGACATCTGTGCGGCAACGCTGGCCATTTCGGTGGATGAGGAACTCAGGGTTCCAACACCAGTATCGATGTCCTTCATCATCTTGGTGAGACTTTCGGCCATTGTATCCATGGCAGCCGCCATTTCACCAATCTCATCATTGTTGGCCATTTTCAAACGTCCGCTGATATTTCCCTCGCTCATCGCTTTTAACATGGCAACTGCTTTGCTGATCGGCGTGGTGATGGAACGGGTGATAAAAAAGGCAATGACTACCCCGAGAATAAGAGCGATTACCAGCCCCCAGATCATTATGCTAGAAGCAGTGCCCAAAGCGGTCATTGTCTCGTTCGAAATTTTGTTAGTGCCTGCCAAACCAGATTCAATGGTAATCTTGGTCGCATCTTTGACTTCGTTACCAAGGTTATTACGCAGTTTACCCAACTCGTCCATCCGTTTCCAATTTTCAATAAGATTCTCCATGGCCAGTTTATAGCCGTGCTCTCCTTCCCTGATAGTTTTTAGCCGCGCAATATCATCGGGTAGACGGGTGATGGTGGCGAGTTCACTTAACTTGCCGTCAATAGCTTCAAAATATTTAAGGGCGTCCACTACACCCTCGACATTACGCTCGGCCTGGGCCTTCCAGTTGGCCAGCTGCACACTATTGCCCAAATCAATAACATCATTGATCCAGGTGATCTTCTGCAGGCGCTCTTTTATCTTTTCAGATGAAACCCCTGCATCAGCCTCTTCTTTCATTTTTTCGTTCTGTCCGGCCAGAAAGGCGTTGGCGCTCTCCATATAGGCCCTGGCACTAGCGCTAAGTTTATCCTTAGCTGCATCCATGGCCTCATCTGTTTTAGCCGTTTCATCAACCAACTTCTCGTAGTCTGCCACATCCGACGATATCAGAGTAAGCTGCTCCTTCAATTTGACCAGGTGCTGCGATTTGGCCGCCAGTTCTTCCGCCGTCACTAATGCTTTATCAAGTTCCTCTATTTCCTTGTGCGCACTGGCCAGAAAACTTGGGTCTCCGGTAAAAGTGTACCCCCGCATGGCGTACATCGTCTGCCGCGCATAGCGATCAAGATCATAGGCAACCTCTATCTCCGGTACGTATTCGGCGGCAAGCCTATTGGAAAGAGTAGATACCCCGCCCATTTTGGTCACGGCAATACCGCCAAGCACACAGGCAATGACTATCAAGCTCCCAAAACCTAATCCGATTTTTACAGCAAGTTTCATTTTCATATCCATCTCCTTAATTATGTATGTTAAAAGCATTCGTTTCGTTACTTATCTCTGTTCCGATCTGGGTTTTCACAGCACCTTCATCATCCCACTAATCTTTATCCTTGTTTAAGCATCTTACGGATGCTTTTACTGAGATTCTCCTTATCGAGCTTGACTTGATAATCATCAACGCCCACCTCTCGGCCCTTGGCAACATCCTCTTCTCCTGCAAGTGAAGTTAAGGCTATGATAGGCAAATGCTTAAAGCGCTCCTCATTTTTGATGCGGCTGGTAAGTTCAAAACCATCCATATTCGGCATCTCAATGTCAGTGACCACCAGGCATATCTGGTCAAGATTGTCTTCTAAAACCTGTAGGGCCTCAAATCCATCCATTGCTTCAAGTACTGTATAGCCTTCCTCTTCAATAAAATGCTTGACCTGCTCCAGAAAAAACCTGGAGTCCTCAACCAGCAAGACTGTATTAGCACTGGCGCCAAGCTCTTTACCTCTCTTGGTCGTTTCCCGGAGTTCTTCTGCCTGTTCTAAAAACCATTGGGGATTGAGGGCCGCCATAAACCCGAATATATCGATCATCAAGGTGGTTTGATCATGGATAATGGCTGAACCGCTGATGCCCGGCTGCCGGAGAGTCTCTTCATCGATCTGCAGATCCAATTCCACAACATCGATTGGCGGCACGGCCAGCAGACCAACCTGGTGGCCAGCCACAATGAAGATAATGACAATCAGGTCCTCTCTGTCCTCAAGCGCTTCGACGCTGGCCACTTCTTCCAGGGCGTAGATAGATAAGGAGCCACCGCGATATTGCATGACCTTTTTACCGCCCTTGATTTCAATATCACTGCTCTTGATCTGTTCGACCCGCAGCACCAGATGCAGTGGGACGGCACAGTATTCGTCCGGACCGTTGTAAAACATCAAAAGGGTCTGACGGGTAGCACCGGCCTTGGCCTGGATTTCAGCTGCCGCAAGTTGTTTGGCCCGATCTGTCTCTGCCATGGTGCGCAGTTGCGCCGCCCTGGCCAGTCCGGAGATATCCAGAATCAGAGCCACATGGCCATCACCCATGATGGTGGCGCCGGCGTATATTTCAAACTTACTCAGATGCCTTCCTAAGGGCTTGACCACAATTTCCACGGTATCATGGAGCTTATCAACCACCAGCCCGTATTTATGAATACCGGCTTGCACCACCATTATCTTGACGTCACTGGTATAACTTGCCCGCCGTTCATCGTTCGTCGCTACTTCTGCTACTTCTGCTACTGCCGCAACCTCTGCTGCTGCCGCGTTTACTTTGCTGTTTACCGCCTGCTCGCTGCTCTCAAAGATCCGTTCATCGGCAAGCCTTTGCCGCTTGTCCACCTCGTACGCACCGGTGCGCGGATTATAAAATGTCTTCTGCAGCTGCAGGACATTGCTGAGCTGGAGCAGAGGAATCAGCTCACCGCGCAGAATGAGCACTTCGGCGTCACCAACCTTTTCGATCTTTTCACGCACTTCAGCAGCAGGCACGTGAATAAGTTCACCCACATTCACCTGGGGAATGGCATAACGCTCATCACTGCTGGAAACCAGCAGGCAGGCGATAATGGCCAGGGTAAGCGGCAGCTTGATCCGCACAATCGATCCTTTGCCAACTTCAGAAAGAATCTCGACCTGACCGCCTAGCTGATCAAGGTTGGTTTTCACCACATCCATGCCAACACCCCGGCCGGAAACATCGCTCACCTGATCCGCCGTGGAAAGTCCTGGCAGCATAATCAAGTTGATCTTTTCCTTGGCGGTCATGGTCTCGACATCTTCGGCGCTAATCAACCCCTTCGCGATTGCCTTTTCAGCAATTGCCTCCGGATCGATTCCCCTGCCGTCATCATGAATTTCGATGATCACCTGGCCCGACTCATGGAAGGCCCGCAGCAGAATTTTTCCCGTGGGATTCTTTCCCTTCTTCTTGCGAATATCTGGCTTTTCGATGCCGTGGTCGGCGGAATTCCTCACCAGGTGGGTCAGAGGATCGCCAAGGCATTCGATAATTGTTTTATCAAGTTCAACCCCCTGGCCTTCTAACTCCAGCTCCATCTCTTTGCCGAGGTCCTTAGCCATGTCCCGGACAATACGGGGAAACTTGTTAAAGATATTGCCCACCGGCTGCATCCTGGTCTGCATAATGGTCTCCTGCAACTCGGAGGTGACCAGGTCGATACGCTGACCGGCTGCGGCAACTATCTGTTTGTCGCCGGTGGAAATAGCCTGGATGAGCTGATTGCGGGCCAATACCAGTTCCCCAGCCCGGTTCATCAACTGGTCGAGAACGGCGACACCGACTCGCAGGGTGTCAGGTTGAGCAATTGCCGGTTTTTCTGAATTTTTCTTGGCCACAGTTGCCTTAGCTGATGATTTCTTAGTCGGAATCGCTGGCTGAGCAGGAGCCGGCGCAGGAACCTCTTCGACTGGTTTCTCTTGTTCAATTACCCGGACAGCGTCAGCTTCCTGAGGCCTTGCATCTTCAGTAGAGTCTACAGGTTCCTCAATAGGTTTTGACACATCCGGGCCATCCGGAACGATATGGATACACTGATCCTCAAGTCCAAAAACACTGCCAACCAGATCTTCTTCAATAATAGTGCTGAAAAGAACATACATCGGCAGCCGGGTGGAAATTTCATCATCATTCAGATCACCTACCACGGCAATTGAGACTACAAGATCAAGGATAACACCTCCATCTTCGAGCAGTTTGAGAAGATCAAGGGGGGTTTTGCCCTGTCGCTCCACATCCTTAATCAGATCAAAGTCAAAGATGTAGATAATCTTGCCGCCCTGCCGACCAAATTTGAGGTCAAACTCAGTCAGTGAAAAAGTAACCGGGACCTTTTTATGGCTTATTTCTATCAGAGTATCGACACTCTCTTTTTCCTCTTCCGGCAATGAGCTGGTTGTCAGACCGGTCAAGGCCACAACATGTTCAGTAATTTCCATCTCATTACTTTCAAGCACATTGTTCAGAAGTTCACCAAGACGATCAAAGGCCACCAGGATTGTATTGATGATGCTGGATGTAGGAACCATTTGCCTGTTACGAATCATATCAAGAACGTTCTCTATTTTGTGGGCCAGTTCCTTGGTATTGGTCAAGTTGAGAAAACCAGCTCCTCCCTTAATAGAATGAGCAGCCCGGAAAACTTTGTTGATCAGATCCTCATCAACATTTTCTCCCTGCCGCTCAACTTCAAGAAGGTCGGTTTCGATGTCTTCCAGATGTTCTTTGGACTCCTGAACGTACATCTGCAAGGTTTCATCTTCGATTATTCCGGCCATAGCCTATCTCCATTTTTTTCAAAAATTTATTGAAGGATGAAATGTTTATCCAGCCGCATATTCTGCAGCAATTTCCGAATATCATCCGAAACGTTAAGCAGTTCAAGACTGGCGCCCAGCTTTTGCAGTGAATTATGGGCTGCAATGAGCACGCCCAGACCCGAGGAATCGATCATCTTCACCTTCCCAAGGTCAACCGCCATCTGTTTCGCCCCACCGTCAAGAAGTCCTTTTAACTCCCCCTTAAAATCTTTGCTTATAGAAGCCACAATATCCTGACTAGGCTTAACAACCACCTTGTCTCCATCTTTTGTCACTTTGCTCATAGTGTTCTCCTTCTTTATTTGGAATCTCTCATATTCCTTTCACCAATACCACTTCATTGCCTCGTTCATTAAAGGTAACCTTGTCAAAGTAGTGGTGCATGATGTTAAGGCCTCGACCACAGCATAACAGAGGCCCCTCTTTGGGCGGTTTGGTTCCAAAAGGAACGAAACCGCACCCTTCATCTTTCACCATAATGACCACTTTATTTTCCTGCTTGTTGATCTGGAAGATAATCTGTTTACTGGGATCATTTTGTGAACCATGTTTAACCGCATTGGTAAGCGCCTCGCGTACACCAAGTTGAATATCAAAGGACAAATCTGGCAACTGCAGCTCCCTGAGGCAGATATCTACATCGTGGCAGGTCCTATCAATGTTGTCAAGCTGGGCTGACATGGCAATATGAACACCAGAGTTCATCTTTGTTTTATTGTAGCGCCCTGACATTTAGATATCCACCCCTAAAAGCAAGACATCATCATCAAAGGTATGTCCAGCCGGTGAAAAGGTTTTGATTATTGTCGCAGTGGCCTCCGTTATAGTTTGTTGCCTGCTCAAGATGGCAGCCTGCCTGAATCCATCCATACCTTGTGTGCGGGTCCGTTGCGGCTCGATAAATGATTCAACCAAACCGTCTGAAAACAGGTAAAACCTGTCGCCAGCACTTACTGAAAGTGTCCTGGTCTCAAAAAAGGCATCAGCAAATATCCCTAAAATATCGCTGTTTGCCTCGACCCAATAAGGTTCTCCTTGTTGCGGCATAAACAACATAGGCAAATGCCCGGCATTCACCACTGCCAAGACATTGTGCACTCGATTGAGGGCCGCATAAATAGCGGTCAGATGTTGTCCCTCTTGAAAAATTGACGTGAGGATCTGGTTGATCACATGCACTGTTTCATTCGGTGCATAAAGAATTGATGCGTTCTGACGGACAAGGGCCTTGAGCGCTGAAGTGGCAAAGGAGGCCGACAAATCATGCCCGCTGATATCAGCCACCAGATACCCATGTATCCCCTTGGCAATGCGAAAAACGTCATAAAAATCACCACCCGCTTCCAAGACCGGCAGGTAATAAACAGCAAAGTTGGCCTCCGGAATCTCCGCCGGATTGACCAGGATAGCCTGCTGTGCTTCATGCATCTGTTGAAGCCGCATGGCCTGCTCCCTGATAATCTGCTGATAGGCGAAACGAAGTTTAAGACAGTTACGCACCCTGGCGTTGACTTCATCCGGCTGAAAGGGCTTGGTGATATAGTCCCAGCCGCCAATGGAGAGGCCTTTGACCTTACTTTGTATATCGTTGTTGCCTGAGATGAATATTATTGGAATATCTCTGGTGGCAGAGTGTGCCTTTAATTTTCCGCAGGTCTCAAAACCGTCTTCGCCCGGCATGATAATATCAAGCAGAATGAGGTCAGGGGGTTCATTGCCGGCGATCTCTCTGCCTGTCTCACCACATATCGCCGACTGGACACGGTAACCAAAGCCTTCCAGTATATTGACCAACAGATCCCTGG
This window contains:
- a CDS encoding ABC transporter substrate-binding protein; translation: MTLNKDITVLIVDDTTIMHRMISNILKAIGYQNIVTAIDGLDAIEKLKDLQVDLILSDWNMPNMDGLEFLKWVRKSDEYKDTPFIMATAQADKGQEALAKKEGANTHIAKPFDEENLKMKIEEAFGIKKEVVKGERIKKKSNGKVEMEIAHIQITDHLALGVLKHQIETGKVTPHYFDLKTTCMPGWNPVQDSLDKGTVDGAFVLAPIAMDLFGFGAKIKLVLLAHKNGSVFVHTTKTPYDDFGSNEAFFKNRSVDIPHKMSIHHMLAHKFLSRHGLKPGVPGPKEINVTFEVVPPIQMPAIMRDNEEVAGFIVAEPIGSSAIANGIALLTFKSAQIWPNHPCCIVAFQDEFIGKFPDAVHEFTSLLVGAGKFVEQNKQQAAEIALAFLDPQQKLGLQKQVLLNVLDDSFGIKMNDLYPVLEDLDAIQRYMHDQMGIGQLIDLEKFVDLQFADSLG
- a CDS encoding protein-glutamate O-methyltransferase CheR, whose translation is MKKITDEEVKVFSRYIYEISGIVLDKSKGYLLETRLRPLMRDTNAETFSDFFYQVKADPSDRLKHKIIDAISTNETFFFRDSTPFDLLRNKILPDLIDRRRQQYKSAPIPLRIWSAACSTGQEVYSIAITLKEVLHNLNAYNISILGSDISDKVIAQASYGKYSRFEMERGLPSQYLHKYFNQIGNEWRIKDEIRAMAQFNKMNLLHPFPAIGAFDIIFCRNVAIYFSQPDRQKLFNKISNVMEPDGILLLGGSESLSSMGFAFESNTYLRGIFYQKKGWEKRVPPSPVSVTPAGRPAIPPLKRAAPKPKPATVPTTPAPVKQPAPGPVPVVSPPPPPAKPATPLRETGVVPEAREKTTPGQAFPSPPPPAAAGKKAIRKPQSHDPAEPRQKQQPKKSLLSTLQRKKSAGTSQYTGGKTDFAAPETGKEAKSSLLDRIANRQNDKKNNEKGER
- a CDS encoding chemotaxis response regulator protein-glutamate methylesterase, with the translated sequence MKIKVLVVDDTIFYRKIVTDILESFPDVEVVGTANNGEIALSRIRTLKPDLLTLDIEMPVMNGLQVLEEIQKQNFDSDCLILSSKTQHDSLITLQALELGAFDFIAKPDEASTEENQKKLTKHLRLALNAYGRSLELKRKLSKPGIAAKSAPRSQKIAQVTAAVKGVGTTRKRTEKSKAIAIGISTGGPKALAEMIPKLKGDIGVPIFLVQHMPEMFTASLANNLNSKSALTVKEAENGEQVRGNTVYVAPGGKQMKVASGAGLAKIIRITDDPPENNCRPSVDYLFRSIAREYGAESTCVIMTGMGSDGRLGLTVAKASGTFAIAQDEETCVVYGMPKAVNDAKLADVIAPLGRIAHEIMKTV
- a CDS encoding purine-binding chemotaxis protein CheW, translated to METDNRQISKDGEAIQLSCFYLKDTLCGLNINIVQEINQDLQITKVPLAPDYVVGIMNLRGQIVTVIDQSRKIGFEPSTITDESRVIIVTSQGEHIGLLVDSVSEVLTAPKKEIADPPSNIKGVQGRFFKGVVHTAKNEILALLDVDVVLADEQEKGER
- a CDS encoding HAMP domain-containing protein; translation: MKMKLAVKIGLGFGSLIVIACVLGGIAVTKMGGVSTLSNRLAAEYVPEIEVAYDLDRYARQTMYAMRGYTFTGDPSFLASAHKEIEELDKALVTAEELAAKSQHLVKLKEQLTLISSDVADYEKLVDETAKTDEAMDAAKDKLSASARAYMESANAFLAGQNEKMKEEADAGVSSEKIKERLQKITWINDVIDLGNSVQLANWKAQAERNVEGVVDALKYFEAIDGKLSELATITRLPDDIARLKTIREGEHGYKLAMENLIENWKRMDELGKLRNNLGNEVKDATKITIESGLAGTNKISNETMTALGTASSIMIWGLVIALILGVVIAFFITRSITTPISKAVAMLKAMSEGNISGRLKMANNDEIGEMAAAMDTMAESLTKMMKDIDTGVGTLSSSSTEMASVAAQMSTGAETTVTKSNTVASAAEEMNSNMASVAAAMEQASTNVSTVASGAEQMSSSIAEIAQNAAKAKENANNAVERTNQASAQVNILGEAAEEIGVVSETIKAISDKTNLLALNATIEAARAGEAGKGFAVVANEIKELAKQTADATGDIGKKLQLIQKSTGSTVTEIEEVGKAINMVDEVVSAIAAAVEQQNAATKEISENVGQASLGLQEINENVNQSSAAAGQVAKEITEVNEAANEMSNSSAQVQQSAADLSKLAEQLKEMVGQFKL
- a CDS encoding chemotaxis protein CheW — its product is MAGIIEDETLQMYVQESKEHLEDIETDLLEVERQGENVDEDLINKVFRAAHSIKGGAGFLNLTNTKELAHKIENVLDMIRNRQMVPTSSIINTILVAFDRLGELLNNVLESNEMEITEHVVALTGLTTSSLPEEEKESVDTLIEISHKKVPVTFSLTEFDLKFGRQGGKIIYIFDFDLIKDVERQGKTPLDLLKLLEDGGVILDLVVSIAVVGDLNDDEISTRLPMYVLFSTIIEEDLVGSVFGLEDQCIHIVPDGPDVSKPIEEPVDSTEDARPQEADAVRVIEQEKPVEEVPAPAPAQPAIPTKKSSAKATVAKKNSEKPAIAQPDTLRVGVAVLDQLMNRAGELVLARNQLIQAISTGDKQIVAAAGQRIDLVTSELQETIMQTRMQPVGNIFNKFPRIVRDMAKDLGKEMELELEGQGVELDKTIIECLGDPLTHLVRNSADHGIEKPDIRKKKGKNPTGKILLRAFHESGQVIIEIHDDGRGIDPEAIAEKAIAKGLISAEDVETMTAKEKINLIMLPGLSTADQVSDVSGRGVGMDVVKTNLDQLGGQVEILSEVGKGSIVRIKLPLTLAIIACLLVSSSDERYAIPQVNVGELIHVPAAEVREKIEKVGDAEVLILRGELIPLLQLSNVLQLQKTFYNPRTGAYEVDKRQRLADERIFESSEQAVNSKVNAAAAEVAAVAEVAEVATNDERRASYTSDVKIMVVQAGIHKYGLVVDKLHDTVEIVVKPLGRHLSKFEIYAGATIMGDGHVALILDISGLARAAQLRTMAETDRAKQLAAAEIQAKAGATRQTLLMFYNGPDEYCAVPLHLVLRVEQIKSSDIEIKGGKKVMQYRGGSLSIYALEEVASVEALEDREDLIVIIFIVAGHQVGLLAVPPIDVVELDLQIDEETLRQPGISGSAIIHDQTTLMIDIFGFMAALNPQWFLEQAEELRETTKRGKELGASANTVLLVEDSRFFLEQVKHFIEEEGYTVLEAMDGFEALQVLEDNLDQICLVVTDIEMPNMDGFELTSRIKNEERFKHLPIIALTSLAGEEDVAKGREVGVDDYQVKLDKENLSKSIRKMLKQG
- a CDS encoding STAS domain-containing protein, translating into MSKVTKDGDKVVVKPSQDIVASISKDFKGELKGLLDGGAKQMAVDLGKVKMIDSSGLGVLIAAHNSLQKLGASLELLNVSDDIRKLLQNMRLDKHFILQ
- a CDS encoding ATP-binding protein — its product is MSGRYNKTKMNSGVHIAMSAQLDNIDRTCHDVDICLRELQLPDLSFDIQLGVREALTNAVKHGSQNDPSKQIIFQINKQENKVVIMVKDEGCGFVPFGTKPPKEGPLLCCGRGLNIMHHYFDKVTFNERGNEVVLVKGI